Below is a genomic region from Leptolyngbyaceae cyanobacterium.
CACAAAAACCAGTGGCAACGATTACGCCGGAACCGATTTTCACCCCTCCCCCGCTCAAAGAGGTAGAACCGCCAAAACCCTTAATGCCGGAACCCGTACCTCAGCCAATGGAAAAACCAGTGGCAACAATTACGCCCGAACCGATTCCCACTCCTGCTCCGCCAAAACCCCTAATGCCGGAATCTCTGCCTCAACCGACAGAAGAGGTGAAAACGCCTCCCCTAAGGGAACCCCTGCCACCGCCAAAAGTTTCCCAGCCAACCACACCTAATAATCCACCGATTCGAGAAAAACCCCTACAAACTCCATCGGTAAACTCTCAACCTTTCCAAAACTCGTTTGCCGAACCCAGACCTACTCAAACAGCAAATGAAGAAACACCCAACTTACCAGGTGGATTAACAGGCAATCAACAACCGCCTTCTAATAATTCAACAGTTACCAGCCAACCACTACAATCGTCTGCACCAGACAATAGAACGTTTCGCGAAAATTTTACCACCGCCAACAATACCCCCTTGGGTGGCAATCCCAGTGATGATAACTCGTTAACCACCGCCGGAATACCAGGAGACGTGACCACAAGCCCAGAGGCTGCTCCCAACCAGCCAATGGTAACCAGTCAACCATTACAATCGTCATCCAATAGCGGTAATCGAGAATTTAGAGACAGCTTCAGTAGTGCCAGCAATGCCGGCCCAGATGTTTTATCGGGAGATACGTCATCTTCTATACCTGGAGTACCGGGGGGAGTAACCGCTAATCGTCAGCCGACTTCGCGCCCGCTGGCCAACAGTCAGCCATTATCGGGTTCTGGAAGTGGTAGCGCTAATCGAGGATTTAGAGACAGCTTCAGTAGTGCCAGCAATGGCGGCCCAGATGCTTCATCGGGAGATACGTCATCTTCTATACCTGGAGTACCGGGGGGAGTAACCGCTAATCGTCAGCCAACTTCGCGACCGCTGGCCAACAG
It encodes:
- a CDS encoding TonB family protein, producing the protein MSISSFCIEQREKEKAALKSLLTYSVAGSAALHLALAFGIALIWPKQPSLADDPIELIVIDAPEPEVIKPPEKAPEPLPTPKAQPVVTPPPQKPVATITPEPIFTPPPLKEVEPPKPLMPEPVPQPMEKPVATITPEPIPTPAPPKPLMPESLPQPTEEVKTPPLREPLPPPKVSQPTTPNNPPIREKPLQTPSVNSQPFQNSFAEPRPTQTANEETPNLPGGLTGNQQPPSNNSTVTSQPLQSSAPDNRTFRENFTTANNTPLGGNPSDDNSLTTAGIPGDVTTSPEAAPNQPMVTSQPLQSSSNSGNREFRDSFSSASNAGPDVLSGDTSSSIPGVPGGVTANRQPTSRPLANSQPLSGSGSGSANRGFRDSFSSASNGGPDASSGDTSSSIPGVPGGVTANRQPTSRPLANSQPLSGSGSGSANRGFRDSFANSNSGTGSSGSNPDADFSGGIPGGTSQGVAANQGVPPKPGGSGQGTQGTGRGRRVARRGSASGVRCIRECQPQYPSHLEDAEGRPEVRFTIESDGSTTDPELAQTSGNTDLDQAAVEAVRKMQFAPPTDGPVSVRIGINFVASGSRFERQARERREENDRQRRERERQQQQLESIEPENSTSN